A single region of the Diadema setosum chromosome 14, eeDiaSeto1, whole genome shotgun sequence genome encodes:
- the LOC140237966 gene encoding disintegrin and metalloproteinase domain-containing protein 10-like, translated as MDWDTPRIIVLALSSLLLFLSHSSGLKLRDDIRHYEGLDYDRTQVHQQHRRVARSTGLQGAVEIKFSAHGRDFHVRLRRDTETFGRELTVVTSEGEVPYGFADLPMYIGELIGEEDSFCHGSVNEGQFEGRILLPSKQQSYSVEPSNRYLVDADFHSVIFRDEDVVLPTSLGGGGGGGGEGDTGGDGSCGVRGEIKKRMEAKLESLKASETTGEPHRSKRQVDQDAQTCSLYIQTDHTFYRRYGSIQAVVTQIGQHVQAASFIYSNTDFGDFRNISFSVERMRVWTEEDIGLAGYPFSNEYIGVEKFLDLASTGNFNAYCLSYTFANRDFANGILGLAWIASSNRNSNGGICDKQTSNGQTLNTGIVTTNNYESDVPSLVSHLTFAHELGHSFGSQHDPVTPTCSPGGDIGNYLMFSHSSSGDRINNDRFSSCSITSITNTLASVFSRFSKTNCFKSMSDITFCGNGILEDGEECDCGYEEECTDRCCVAQNADHTASNACRLNSAVSAQCSPSQGPCCNSETCNYQPSSYQCEAMDECHGAAQCSGSSVDCPTPTPRADLTPCDGGRKLCDGGECSKSVCFLQERVECQCTEEVEFCDLCCKDARTGLCLSSYRLGLPPGQSTPLMMDPGSPCNDFMGYCDGFSECRLANEDGPLARIIRRFFYSDEPQLTDAIAEWITVYWYVVLIIAIAIVVLMVLTVVLCTRVIPTDNPWDQELERFENRSSVYVKLQRKRYRGSMAPGMHPPPIESHPDHVTENRATPF; from the exons ATGGATTGGGACACACCCAGGATCATCGTTCTTGCTCTGTCATCTCTTCTCTTATTCCTATCACATTCTTCAG gattaAAATTGCGAGATGATATAAGGCACTATGAGGGTTTGGACTACGATAGGACCCAGGTTCATCAGCAACACAGGAGAGTGGCAAGGTCAACTGGGTTACAAGGTGCAGTGGAGATCAAGTTCAGTGCCCATGGAAG GGATTTCCACGTGAGATTACGTCGTGACACGGAAACGTTTGGGCGAGAGCTAACGGTGGTTACCTCAGAAGGGGAGGTGCCCTATGGCTTTGCAGACCTACCAATGTACATTGGTGAACTCATCG GAGAGGAGGATTCTTTCTGCCATGGCTCTGTCAACGAAGGTCAGTTTGAAGGTCGCATCCTCCTTCCTTCAAAGCAGCAGTCTTACTCCGTGGAGCCTTCAAATCGCTACCTAGTGGATGCAGACTTCCACTCTGTTATCTTCAGGGATGAGGATGTGGTCCTACCAACCAGtctgggaggaggaggaggaggaggaggagaaggagataCCGGTGGAGATGGAAGCTGTGGAGTCAGGGGGGAAATCAAGAAGAGAATGGAGGCGAAACTTGAGAGCTTGAAG GCCTCAGAGACGACAGGTGAACCTCATCGGAGCAAGCGTCAGGTTGATCAGGATGCCCAGACATGCTCCCTTTACATTCAAACAGACCATACTTTTTACAGAAG GTATGGGTCAATTCAGGCCGTGGTCACTCAGATTGGTCAGCATGTTCAGGCAGCGAGCTTTATCTACAGCAACACAGACTTTGGTGATTTCAGGAACATTTCATTCAGTGTGGAGAGAATGAGG GTTTGGACAGAGGAAGACATCGGGCTTGCCGGCTATCCATTCAGCAACGAATATATTGGAGTGGAAAAGTTCCTTGACCTGGCATCAACAGGAAACTTCAATGCATACTGCCTCTCATACACATTTGCCAACAGAGACTTTGCCAACGGAATCTTGGGACTGGCCTGGATTGCATCATCCAACA GAAACAGCAATGGGGGCATTTGTGACAAGCAAACATCCAATGGCCAGACACTCAATACTGGCATCGTGACGACAAATAACTATGAATCCGATGTCCCATCTCTCGTGTCACACCTCACCTTTGCCCATGAACTTGGCCACAGTTTTGGTTCCCAG CATGACCCAGTGACACCAACCTGTTCCCCTGGGGGTGACATTGGTAACTATCTCATGTTCTCCCACTCCTCCTCTGGGGATCGCATCAACAATGACCGTTTCTCCAGCTGTAGCATCACATCAATCACTAACACCCTGGCCTCAGTCTTCAGCAGGTTCAGCAAGACAAACTGCTTCAAGT CGATGTCTGACATCACGTTCTGTGGTAATGGTATCTTGGAGGATGGTGAAGAGTGTGACTGTGGCTACGAGGAGGAATGTACAGACCGGTGCTGTGTGGCACAGAATGCTGACCACACCGCCAGCAATGCCTGCAGACTGAACTCGGCTGTTAGTGCTCAATGCAG TCCATCCCAGGGGCCATGCTGTAACAGCGAAACTTGTAACTATCAGCCGAGTTCGTACCAGTGTGAAGCCATGGATGAATGCCATGGTGCTGCCCAGTGCTCTGGCTCCTCTGTAGATtgtcccacccccacccctagGGCAGACCTGACACCTTGCGATGGGGGTAGGAAGCTGTGTGATGGTGGG GAATGCAGTAAGTCGGTGTGTTTCCTTCAGGAGCGTGTGGAGTGCCAGTGTACCGAGGAGGTCGAGTTTTGTGACTTGTGCTGCAAAGATGCAA ggactgggCTGTGTCTGAGCTCCTACCGCCTTGGCCTGCCCCCTGGCCAGTCCACACCCCTCATGATGGACCCTGGTAGCCCCTGCAATGACTTCATGGGATACTGCGATGGTTTCAGTGAGTGTAGACTGGCTAACGAGGATGGACCTCTGGCCAGGATCATCCGTAGGTTCTTCTACAGTGATGAACCACAGCTGACTGATGCCATCGCAGAGTGGATCACG GTCTACTGGTATGTGGTCCTCATCATTGCTATTGCTATTGTGGTCCTCATGGTTCTAACTGTCGTCCTCTGTACCCGAGTCATCCCGACCGACAACCCCTGGGACCAGGAGTTGGAACGCTTCGAGAACCGCTCCAGCGTCTACGTCAAGCTCCAGCGCAAGCGTTACCGTGGCAGCATGGCACCAGGAATGCATCCCCCACCCATCGAGTCGCACCCTGACCATGTCACAGAGAACAGGGCTACTCCATTTTAA